A region of Microscilla marina ATCC 23134 DNA encodes the following proteins:
- a CDS encoding SpoIIE family protein phosphatase, translated as MPVHYLKYCLFYWLFLGIPSLVLAQETVVIPDSLAKLPVYNGGRFHDVARQLHILRDKSQQLTYPQIKQFSSKFIANNTHQQPLEHFESCWAKITLQSPITQDYFLYFPSSFDIDVYVEYPKGKVVFKKTGYHLHPSQKDVKNYRKHFVRVQLNAQRATTLYIHYKMGYRSFFNAEVLLSLHPAKVYETSGYVLNIVKLHEVFIYIWVVLMVYNGLLFLIIKERLYLIYTFYIFTWLGFSDTSFHVLSLYFTKAYLVPVWIIFVFLYCSSFVVFLQHYLKVKEHLPRFARINRLLLVFFCWVLFYGLIDFLLTYQWVPVSAFTKTLYTYVIDICFVFILISTLIPLLFFLQAVIIYRKGYKPASWYIAGSFILLFSVSGYYIINYIFKFNNNELFVNNVFRVGQQIGFTLEMMIFSIGIGYRYNSTQKAKQELLQNQNQLLEEQVSLHTQQLTKANYEITRQRDHLKQKNKDIMDSINYARYIQQAFLPQKTAIQALLPESFIFFKPKEVVSGDFYWFAKINRRAQLVRNKMYQGADYQRSKIQYDNSKVVIVAADCTGHGVAGALMSMVGNDALNKIVLDRGIVEADKILNLLNFNILQLIYNQEARSGVGMDVSLAVIDQTAKTIEFAGALSSLVVIQNGELRSIKGDIFPVGGIGGVARRFSKHVVDVSVPTTLYLFSDGFRDQFGGEAGKKFSTKRFYKLLHSIHTEPMPRQEAILKDTIQQWMGGHDQLDDMLVMGIRVV; from the coding sequence ATGCCTGTGCACTATCTGAAATACTGCTTGTTTTATTGGTTATTTTTAGGAATACCAAGCTTGGTGCTGGCTCAGGAAACAGTGGTTATACCAGATAGTTTGGCAAAGTTGCCCGTGTACAATGGAGGTCGCTTTCATGACGTAGCCAGGCAACTTCATATCTTACGCGACAAATCTCAACAGCTAACTTACCCGCAGATAAAGCAGTTTTCTTCTAAGTTTATTGCCAACAATACCCACCAACAGCCACTTGAACACTTTGAGAGTTGCTGGGCAAAAATCACCTTACAATCTCCCATTACTCAAGACTACTTTTTGTATTTTCCCTCTTCATTTGACATAGATGTGTATGTCGAGTACCCAAAAGGCAAAGTTGTATTCAAAAAGACCGGTTATCATTTGCACCCTTCACAAAAAGATGTAAAAAACTACCGAAAACATTTTGTAAGAGTACAACTTAATGCCCAGCGAGCAACTACCTTATACATTCACTATAAAATGGGCTATCGTTCATTTTTTAATGCCGAGGTGTTGCTTTCCCTACACCCGGCAAAAGTGTACGAAACTTCGGGCTACGTGTTAAACATAGTAAAATTACACGAAGTATTTATTTACATCTGGGTAGTTTTGATGGTATACAATGGATTACTTTTTCTGATAATCAAAGAACGTTTATACCTCATCTATACCTTTTATATATTTACCTGGCTTGGCTTTAGTGATACCTCGTTTCATGTATTATCTCTTTATTTTACCAAGGCATACCTGGTGCCTGTCTGGATCATATTTGTGTTTTTATACTGTTCCAGCTTTGTGGTGTTTTTACAGCATTACCTTAAGGTAAAAGAACATTTGCCCCGCTTTGCCCGCATCAACCGTTTATTGTTGGTGTTTTTTTGCTGGGTTTTATTTTATGGGCTAATTGACTTTCTGCTTACTTATCAGTGGGTGCCTGTGTCTGCATTTACCAAAACCTTGTACACCTATGTAATTGATATTTGCTTCGTTTTTATACTTATCTCTACCCTCATTCCTTTGTTGTTTTTTTTGCAGGCAGTGATCATTTACCGCAAAGGATACAAACCTGCCAGCTGGTATATAGCAGGGAGTTTTATACTCTTATTCAGTGTGTCAGGGTACTATATCATCAACTATATTTTTAAGTTCAACAACAATGAATTATTTGTAAATAATGTGTTTCGAGTAGGGCAACAAATAGGGTTTACCCTTGAAATGATGATTTTTTCGATAGGCATTGGGTATCGCTATAACAGCACCCAGAAAGCAAAGCAAGAGTTGTTGCAAAACCAAAACCAACTGTTGGAAGAGCAAGTGAGCCTGCATACTCAACAACTGACTAAAGCCAACTATGAAATTACCCGACAGCGTGATCACCTTAAGCAGAAAAATAAGGACATCATGGATAGTATCAACTATGCCCGTTATATCCAGCAAGCCTTTTTGCCCCAAAAAACTGCCATTCAGGCATTGCTCCCAGAGAGCTTTATATTTTTTAAACCCAAAGAGGTGGTTTCAGGCGATTTTTACTGGTTTGCCAAAATTAACCGCAGAGCACAGTTGGTGAGAAATAAAATGTACCAAGGTGCTGACTACCAGCGTAGTAAAATACAGTATGATAACTCAAAAGTTGTAATTGTTGCCGCCGATTGTACCGGGCACGGAGTAGCGGGAGCCTTGATGAGTATGGTAGGCAATGATGCGCTGAATAAAATTGTCCTTGACCGGGGAATTGTAGAGGCCGATAAAATTTTGAATCTACTCAACTTTAATATTTTACAGTTAATCTATAATCAAGAAGCCAGAAGTGGTGTAGGCATGGATGTTTCGCTGGCTGTGATAGACCAAACCGCCAAAACTATAGAGTTTGCTGGGGCGCTTAGCTCTTTAGTGGTGATACAAAACGGTGAGCTAAGGAGCATCAAAGGGGATATTTTTCCGGTGGGTGGGATAGGTGGAGTAGCAAGGCGTTTTTCAAAACATGTGGTAGATGTTTCGGTACCCACTACGCTTTACCTGTTTTCTGATGGTTTTAGAGATCAGTTTGGAGGAGAGGCTGGCAAAAAGTTTAGCACCAAACGTTTTTATAAGCTACTTCATAGCATACATACCGAGCCTATGCCTCGTCAGGAAGCCATTTTAAAAGACACGATCCAGCAATGGATGGGTGGACACGATCAACTGGACGATATGCTGGTCATGGGGATTAGGGTGGTGTAA